Genomic segment of Oncorhynchus tshawytscha isolate Ot180627B linkage group LG13, Otsh_v2.0, whole genome shotgun sequence:
cttggatgggcacttctaatacaACTCTATGGCAGAACCCAAGGGGCAAACATTTTCGAGCTCTAACCTTAGAATTAGGGATGACTACtgtcccatgagtgacagaaaactCAACCAATCATGACAGAAAACTGAGCAAATCAGGCGCAacactctgtattttctgctagctgccccaccaccacagaaagcactgagctaggctgaaacacctgcattttggagctgccttactcaagaaatgTCTCTATGAaatgtaaacaaataaataatgtttttacattgtttgcaaacttatatgtgacacgtattaatgccaaaataacaagcaaaacaggcaagcccccccccccctaaaagtGTGGTGCTTAAAACAGgggccctgaatgacgggttgcCACTGATCAAATACAAAGACAGCATTGCCACCAGTGTATTACTATCCCCCCaggtgccctgaatgacgggtcgccactgatcAAATACAAAGACAGCATTGCCACCAGTGTATTACTATCCCCCCaggtgccctgaatgacgggtcgccactgatcAAATACAAAGAAAGCATTGCCACCAGTGTATTACTATCCCCCCCaggtgccctgaatgacgggtcgccactgatcAAATACAAAGACAGCATTGCCACCAGTGTATTACTATACAAAGACAGCATTGCCCCCCCaggtgccctgaatgacgggtcaccactgaTCAAATACAAAGACAGCATTGCCACCAGTGTATTACTATCCCCCaggtgccctgaatgacgggtcgccactgatcAAATACAAAGACCGCATTGCCACCAGTGTATTACTATCCCCCaggtgccctgaatgacgggtcaccactgaTCAAATACAAAGACAGCATTGCCACCAGTGTATTACTATCCCCCCaggtgccctgaatgacgggtcgccactgatcAAATACAAAGACAGCATTGCCACCAGTGTATTACTATCCCCCCCaggtgccctgaatgacgggtcgccactgatcAAATACAAAGACAGCATTGCCACCAGTGTATTACTATCCCCCCCaggtgccctgaatgacgggtcaccactgaTCAAATACAAAGACAGCATTGCCACCAGTGTATTACTATCCCCCCaggtgccctgaatgacgggtcaccactgaTCAAATACAAAGACAGCATTGCCACCAGTGTATTACTATGCCCCCCaggtgccctgaatgacgggtcgccactgatcAAATACAAAGACAGCATTGCCACCAGTGTATTACTATCCCCCCCCaggtgccctgaatgacgggtcgccactgatcAAATACAAAGACAGCATTGCCACCAGTGTATTACTATCCCCCCaggtgccctgaatgacgggtcgccactgatcAAATACAAAGACAGCATTGCCACCAGTGTATTACTATCCCCCCCaggtgccctgaatgacgggtcgccactgatcAAATACAAAGACAGCATTGCCACCAGTGTATTACTATCCCCCCCCaggtgccctgaatgacgggtcgccactgatcAAATACAAAGACAGCATTGCCACCAGTGTATTACTATTTCATTCATTTCAGTTTGCACTTGAATTCCAATGCATAGTTTTATATGCTCCTCACGTACTCCTCACCTATAGACACACTTAGTGTGGTTTTGAAGGGGTTGGCTGATACAAGGTCTTGTAAATGTCCTTATCTTCCCTATCTCCATTAGGATTGAAGCCTCGTTTTTCTGGCAGCTTAACATCTTAATGTGATTCAAAGACCTACATTCTACACCGGAGTTGCCATGGCAAcaaagtttttttcttcttcaccgGAGATGCTGAGAGATCAATAGAGTATCCGCGACGGTGATGGCAGGAAACGCTAGAGCACAGATGGTCCTCAGAGAAACCATGAGCTCTGTGGCCTAGTTACCATTTGAATGCTTACACAATTATTGGAGAACAATATTCTACCTAAAAGTATATGAGACAAAGTTATTTTTGCAGTGATGAAACATATTTTCAGCCCAACCAAGAACACATTGTGTAAGACTTTTGTTGTATGATATAAGATTAGTTTAGCTATAACCTACTTCAGTAATGTAACCTCCCCAGCTACTAAAAAAAGGTCACATTGGGATAATTAATTTACACAAGCCAGGCATAGTGTGCTGCCAGCAATAAAGGGTATTTTCTATATAAATGGATTCTATCTGGAGTTTAGAAAGATATTCTCTCATAGAATAACCCCCGGTGACATTCCCTGATTGTCAAGAACAGATTTGACCTCAATGTAAATGTACATATAGGATATATGCATAGGAATAAAATAGACTGTTGTAGTCAAACTtagtagatattgttaatgttttgCTCTCCATATCTTGAGTTTCATTGAACAAAACGTTTAATATCTGTTTTCTCAATACAGTACAACAATCAAAAGATTCATGTCATATGGTATGAATCACTTGATGTGTGATATACGATAAAGAAATGGAAAGAACATCTGATCCACAGGAAAAGACAAGCTAAGGACAAATCAAAAGCCTGGCAGTCGAGACAGTTATTTTCAAAACACATAGCCAGGAATGATTGGTTACCTGTGGATAACAGTCAGTTATCATCATATCCCTGAATGGGCTCCATCTGTGATAAACATCCAGGGTTAAATGCATGAGCAACAAAGATTGATGCCGAAAATAGGAAAAACTATTGCATGGCAATATGGCAGCTGTCATGAAAGAATGGGGTTCCATTGGGATTTGGTGGTTATTACACCCAAGGTTCTCTTTTTACACCTGTCACTTATGCTCTCACAGAGCTGGAATCAATAGCACTAAATGGGGTTCAGAGACTCTGAAGATCAGCCTCAACACCTCAGAACCATCTAATAATACCTCCATCTGATGGATTTAGAACCAATGTCTCTCATCTCACTTTTCACCTTCATGTTTTGTTGCTATGATTTACTTGACAAACTCATGTCTAATTCTGCAGCACATTTCTGAGGCAGGAAGAGTGAAGGGAGCATGAAAAGGTCATATAAATCCTTAAGCAGTGCTGACAAACACCCTTTCTCCCCTTAATAATTCCCTACACTGTTGTGAAGTTCAGAGCTAGAAAAACACACAAACCATACGGTATGACAGGGAAGTTTATGACATATTAGCTCCGTGTAAAAACGACACTAATTATTCAAATTTGTAAGGGATCGACATTGATGCAGCAGTCTGCTGGCATATTATCCAGTTTGTGTTTGTTTTGCTGGCGATTCTGTGTTTTCTTACTGGAATAATGGGTGGGCTGGGGTTCAGTCTTCTATCATCTCACAACAACCTGTAACATGTCTCACATGTCTCTCTGGTGATCGGTACCCTACTAGCATCTTGGTTGATGACTCCATTTGTGTAACATCTGTTCATTATAAATGATATGATTTTAAACCCCCCAAATATACCAGTTTTAACGTATCTCtaccatttctctctctatctctatctgttccAGGATCTGGAAGttgacacccagacagacagacagacagaccatggagcggctggttgtgtgtgtgctgctgtgtgTACTTCTATGTGCGGTGCTGGTGAAAGGCTACAACTGCCCCGGCCGCTGCATCTGCCAGCACCTCTCCCCCACTTTGACTCTGCTCTGTGCTAAGACCGGTCTGCTGTTTGTGCCCCCAACCATCGACCGCAAGACCGTGGAGCTGCGCCTCACAGACAACTTCATCACCATCATCCGCAGGAAAGACTTTTTCAACATGACCAGCCTGGTCCACCTCACCCTGTCCCGTAACACCATCAGCCAGATCACGCCCCATGCCTTCCTGGGACTGCGCTCCCTACGAGCCCTCCACATGGACGGCAACCGCCTCAGTGTCATCAAGAGCGACCACTTCAAAGGCTTGGTCAACCTCCGCCACCTCATACTGGGGAACAACCAGATCCACCACGTGGCCCCTACCTCCTTTGATGAGTTTGTGTCGACCATCGAGGACCTGGATCTGTCCAACAACAACCTGAGGACCCTGCCCTGGGAGGAGATAGGCAGGATGAGCCACATCAACATCCTCACCCTTGATCACAACCTGATCGATCACATCGGAGCTGGGACTTTCACACTCCTCACCAAGCTGGTTCGTCTAGATATGACCTCCAACCGGCTGCAGAAGCTACCACCGGACAGCCTGTTTCAGCACGCCCAGGTGCTGTCAGACGCCAAGGGCTCCAACCCGTCTTCCCTGGCAGTGAGCTTCGGAGGGAACCCTCTCCACTGTAACTGTGAGCTGCTGTGGCTCCGCAGACTGACACGACACGACGACCTGGAGACATGCGCCTCCCCGGAGCACCTCATGGACAAGTACTTCTGGTCCATCCAGGAGGAGGAGTTCATCTGCGAGCCCCCGCTCATCACCAAGAACCTATCCACCAAGCCCTACGTCATGGAGGGCCAGGGGGTCACTCTCAAGTGCAAGGCCATGGGAGACCCAGACCCGGCCATTCACTGGCGCTTCCCAGACGGCAAGCTGGTGCATAACAACTCCCGCACCATCCTGTATGACAACGGTACCTTGGACatcctcatcaccaccctaaAGGACAGCGGTGCCTTCAACTGTGTGGCCTCCAATGCTGCAGGCATCGCCACAGCTGCCGTGGAGATCAACATGATCCCTCTGCCCCTGTTCGTAAACAACACATTGCATCACATGCGCGAGGCTGATCGGGGCCTCTCTGACATCACCACCTCCTCCAAGTCAGGCAACGACACCAAGGGCCATGACAAGCACCAGGacaggagggtggtggtggtcgAGTTGACCTCCTCCTCGGCTGTGATTCGCTGGCCCTCCGAGCGCCACATCCCAGGCATCAGGATGTACCAGATTCAGTACAACAGCACTGCAGACGACACACTGGTTTACAGGTAAGCCATGTGGGGGCTGGTGCTGGGGGAATGGGAGCACTAGGGCTGGAGGACTGGAGCTGGTGGAAAGGGGGTTTAgtgcagcagctactcctcctggggtccacataaaacatacaaatacatgaCAAGTACAGAACAGTTATAGACAAGGGCATTCAATTGAACAAAAAAAGAGGGTGCGGGTGGGGATGAGGCTGCAGTGGGGTGGGGTTCTGAACCAGCTCTGGAGACGTTCTGAGCCATCTGGAATGCCCATCTGCTGAATGGCATGAAAGTCCATTATAATACATCCATAACTCCCAGAGCTGAATAGGTGCTGTATGATTAACTATGTCACTACATTTAAGTACGCACAAAATGTATTATGGTTTATGGATAAAAGAGGGTATAAACAGACCATATGTTGATTTCAATTGATAAAAATTCATAGTATGACTTTACATTTCCAGTTTATTAGCTCTAAGCCTATGAGAAAAGAAAGATTACACGATTAAGACATATGACTTGGCCTTTAGAgtgtaattataaactgggtggtacAAGCCCTGAATgccgattggctgacagccgtagtatatcagaccttataccacgggtatgacaaaacgtttatttttactgctctaattacattgataaccagtttgtaatagcaataaggtacctctggtgtttgtgatatatggccaatataccacggctaagggctgtatccaggcactccacgttgcgccttttttaagaacagccctttaccacaccccctcaggccttattgcttaaatataccatttTGTCTCGATATTATCCAGGTTCAGCAGGCACTATCACGTCCCAGTCCTTAACCCCAACCCAACAATAACCCCTTCCCTTAACATAATCCCAATAGGACATAATTGTT
This window contains:
- the LOC112265543 gene encoding leucine-rich repeat and fibronectin type III domain-containing protein 1-like, whose product is MERLVVCVLLCVLLCAVLVKGYNCPGRCICQHLSPTLTLLCAKTGLLFVPPTIDRKTVELRLTDNFITIIRRKDFFNMTSLVHLTLSRNTISQITPHAFLGLRSLRALHMDGNRLSVIKSDHFKGLVNLRHLILGNNQIHHVAPTSFDEFVSTIEDLDLSNNNLRTLPWEEIGRMSHINILTLDHNLIDHIGAGTFTLLTKLVRLDMTSNRLQKLPPDSLFQHAQVLSDAKGSNPSSLAVSFGGNPLHCNCELLWLRRLTRHDDLETCASPEHLMDKYFWSIQEEEFICEPPLITKNLSTKPYVMEGQGVTLKCKAMGDPDPAIHWRFPDGKLVHNNSRTILYDNGTLDILITTLKDSGAFNCVASNAAGIATAAVEINMIPLPLFVNNTLHHMREADRGLSDITTSSKSGNDTKGHDKHQDRRVVVVELTSSSAVIRWPSERHIPGIRMYQIQYNSTADDTLVYRMIPSTSKTFLINDLAAGREYDLCVLAVYDDGITSLTATRVVGCVQFHTASEVSQCRFIHSQFLGGTMIIIIGGIIVASVLVFIIILMIRYKAHSSPEDSKVKVSSSMHSQTNGSQHRLQRSTSKQPAEESHQREALPVAAKECMALVLKVDSDKREWDTPLATTAILEVELPPLPTDKVRRTSLDAQRSGSGPPSEDTQTESSLMGSTISLCLLGPNASTKEAPRLKDKSALANMGFNNELARTRHRFSFDGGDYSIFQSHSYPRRARTRRHKSTNQLNVESSPLANRRVTFSSTEWMLESTV